In Paraburkholderia youngii, the genomic stretch TTCCGCCGCGCGCGGCAAATGAAAATCATACAGGCGCGAGACCCAGAAACGGTATGCACCCGCACGCAGCATGTCGCCCCAGTGATGGTTTTCCTCGACGGTGAACGGCCGCACCGTCTGATACGCGCGCAATAGCGCCTCGGTGCGTTCGGAGTCGAGCTTGCCGGTCGCGAGGTCGACGCACCAGTCGTTGACCGTGACCGCGACGTCGAATAGCCACTTGTCGCAGCCGGCGAAATAGAAATCGAAGAAACCGCCGAGACGCACTTCGTGGCCGGTCTCGGGCGCCGCGTGCGCGAACATCGCGTTGTCGCGGAACAGGTCGGCGTGGCACGGACCCGAGGGCATTGCCGCATAATCGGCGGAGGCGAAGAACGCCTCCTGATGCGCAAGCTCGGACGCCAGCAGATCGCGCTGCTCGCCTTCCAGATACGGCAGGATCGTCGGCACGGTTTCCCGCCACCACGGGAGGCTGCGCAGGTTCGGCTGATAACGCGGATAGTCGCGGCCCGCCAGGTGCATGCGCGCGAGCATGTGGCCAACCTCGGCGCAGTGCTCGACGCCGGGCGCGAGTTCGGGCGCGCCTTCGAGCTTCGTCACGATGGTCGCGGGTTTGCCGAGCAGCATGCCGAACAGCGCGCCGTCGAGGCGCGGCATCGGATCCGGTACCGGCACGCGATGCGCGGCAAGATGACGCATCAGGTCCAGATAGAACGGCAGTTGTTCAGCTGTCAGCTTCTCGAAAATGGTCAGCACGTATTCGCCGCGCGTCGTCGTCAGAAAGAAGTTGCTGTTTTCAATGCCGGACGAAATGCCGCGAAACTCGACGACATCGCCGAGATCGTAGTGACTCATCCATTCTGCGAGTTGGGATTCGTTGACAGCGGTGAAGACGGCCATGCGGAAACGTCGGATCAGGTTGTTGGGGCTGGCGCGGTGCGGCCAGTGCGAGGTGAGACAAGCGAATGGGGTGCAGCGGGCGACGAGTGCGGACCGGCGAAGTGTACGCGTCGCCGCATTCAGCGCAAGTTCATCGCGCAGCGGCCGCGATCGGGTGGAACCGGGGCACGACCGCGCCGCGGCCGCCGTTGCCGGCGTGCCGCTTTCATAACGATCAATAGTGGAGATTCACCGACGGCAGGCGCGTGCTGGGCTTGCCGCTGTCGTGGACGGTGGGCGACGTGTCGGGCGACGCGCTCATCTGGTAGCGGGTACCGAAATTCGATTGCACGTTGATTTCGACCGGCTTGCCCTTGTCGCGGAATTCAGTGATTTCGGTGCCGTTCGGGCTGACTTCGTGAAAACTCGGCGTGCGCGGAACGTTGTTGATGTCGACCTTCGAGCTGACCTCTGCGGCTGGACGATTGATCTTGGCGAGATCCGGCAGACCGGCCCGTTCGTTGGCGGACTGGGGCACGCCGGCGGGCGGCGGTTCGTCGACGGGCTGGGCAGCCATCGCGGCGTTGCCGAAGGCGAGAGCCAGCGCAACAGCGATGGGAAGGAGCGGCTTCATGGTGATTCTCCAATTGGGTGCCCGGATTCTAGCAAATCCGGCCTGGCGTACGGGCGCTAAGCCTTATTTTGCGCCGCTTTCGCACAACACGCGCGCGTTCTCGCCAGCGCTGTCGCAAGCGTCGCCGCCGACATTTGGCAACAGCGGGTTCCGTGGTAATGTCGTCTCATCAAAAAGGGTGAACGATGATGATGAACAATGATATCAATCAGCGCACGGTGCAGACTCCCGCCAGCAGCTTCCCGACCGAGGGCTTCGACGACGCGGCCGAAGCCGTCACCCGCCTCGCCGCGATCTACGAGGCGAACACGTCATTCCTGCGCGATGCGTTCGCGCGCTATCGCCGCAACGAGCAGTTCGACCATCGCGTGCGCGCCTGCTATCCGTTCGTGCGCGTGCGTACCGAGGTCAACACGCACATCGATTCGCGCCGCTCGTACGGGTTCGTCGCGGGGCCGGGCGTGTTCGAGA encodes the following:
- a CDS encoding homoserine kinase: MAVFTAVNESQLAEWMSHYDLGDVVEFRGISSGIENSNFFLTTTRGEYVLTIFEKLTAEQLPFYLDLMRHLAAHRVPVPDPMPRLDGALFGMLLGKPATIVTKLEGAPELAPGVEHCAEVGHMLARMHLAGRDYPRYQPNLRSLPWWRETVPTILPYLEGEQRDLLASELAHQEAFFASADYAAMPSGPCHADLFRDNAMFAHAAPETGHEVRLGGFFDFYFAGCDKWLFDVAVTVNDWCVDLATGKLDSERTEALLRAYQTVRPFTVEENHHWGDMLRAGAYRFWVSRLYDFHLPRAAELLKPHDPGHFERILRERLLGVANPGIHTPCN